Genomic window (Dyadobacter fanqingshengii):
CGGGTGCGGAGGTTGTTACGGACGTTACAGACCAATCAAATTTTACAGATCAATCAGCCAATCGCTTCCAGCCAACCCTGATATCCGGATCTTGCTGTGGATGTATCGCCGGACGGATTCACCGTGGAATGATTGCTATTCAGATTTTTCAAAAACGCAATGCTCTCATAAACGCCGGCTTGTAATCCAGCCAGATAAGCAGCACCCAAAGCTGAAACTTCGGGAAATCCCAGATTAACCACCGGTTTTTCGAGCACATCAGCCAGGAATTGAACGACGAATGTATTGGCAGTGAGCCCGCCATCTATTTTTAATTCTTGCAACAAAATGCCCGTATCCGACTCCATAGCCGTAATTACATCTTTGATCTGATAAGGAATGGATTCCAATGCTGCTCTTACTACGTGATTTTTGTTACAATCAAAAGTCAGGCCGATTATAGAGGCTTTTCGGCTCATATCCCAATGCGGCGCACCAAGCCCGCTGAATGCCGGGACCAGATATACGCCGTTATTGTCCCGGACCGCATTCGCCATTTCCTGTGTATCCGTAATATCGCCGAACATTCCGAGGTTATTTTTTAACCATAAAATCGTTGCGCCGCAAGTAACAATAACGCCTTCCAGCGCATATTCCACATGTTCGCCCGTGCTCCAACCAATGGTCGTAACCATGCCATTTTGCGACGATTTTGACTTTTCGCCAATGTTCATTAAGATGGAAGAACCTGTCCCTAGTGTTGCTTTCGCAATACCCGGCGCGAAACAGCCTTCTCCAAAAGCAGCAGCGTGCGAATCGCCGATCATGGCGGAAACGTCAATTTTGGTTTCCAGTAATCCACCAAAGTCCGTGGCCCCGAAAGACGAGGAAGACGCCTGTATATCAGGGAGTTGAATATTACTCAAATCCAATTTTCCAAGCAAATCTCTGTCCCAATCCAGCGTTTCGAGATTGAAAAACAATGTTCGGGAAGCATTTGTGTGATCGGTAAGATAGCGTTCGCCGTTCGTCAACTTATAGAGCAGCCAGGTGTCGATTGTTCCGAAAAATGCTTTTCCCGCCTGAATAGCGCTTGTTACCCCTGCATTATGTTCATTCAGCCAAATCACTTTTGAACCTGAAAAGTACGGATCAATCAACAAGCCCGTTTTCTGCCTGATCTCAGTTTCCAGGCCGGAGATTTTCAAGCGTTCACAGATTGCAACGGATCTTTTACATTGCCAAACCACGGCCGGGCACAGCGGTTTTCCTTTCTCATCCCATAAAACAAAGGTCTCACGCTGATTGGAAATACCGCACGCTGTTATGTCAGAAGGAATTCCGTCTTTCGCCTTGAAGTCCGCCAAACATTGCCTGACCGAGCTTAATACATTCTGATAAATTTCTTCCGGGTCCTGCTCCACGAGTCCGCCGTCCAGATAATTTGTTAGAAGTGGCTCGACGCCACGGGCAACTGCTACGCCATTCTGATCAAAAACAACTGTCTTGGTGCTGCTAGTACCTTGGTCGATAGCAAGAATAAATGAGCCGTTCATGGGAAATCAGATTCGGAAAGAAAATAAAAGAAAAACATTCGCAAGTAAAGAAAAATACCCTGCGCGTTTACTGTAATTTTAGATCAGCATTGAGTTTGTAATGTTTCCCTTTCACTGTATCAAAGGAAAAACGCTTCGCGCCATAGCGCACATTGCATTTGTTACCCGCTTTGGATAGAATGTCAACGGATTGCAACTGGCCTTTCTTCCATTCCATCGTAATCTCAAAACCGCCCCTGGCCACCAAACCAGACACTTTTCCGTCTGGCAACGCGTTGGGCAGCGCGGGCAATAAATGCAATTCTCCCAGATGACTCTGCACGAGCAGTTCCAGAATCCCCGCTGCCCCGCCAAAATTCCCATCGATCTGAAAAGGCGGATGTGCATCGAAAAGGTTGGGATAGGATCCTCCCCCGCCCTTTTTCACGGAAGCGTCCATAATGGGATTGAACAGCTTTCTGATCATAGCATAAGCATGCTCGCCATCCAGAAACCGTGCCCAGTAATTGATTTTCCAGGCCAGACTCCACCCAGTTCCATCATCGCCCCGGAATTCCAGTGATTTTTTTGCAGCATTGATGAGTTCGGGTGTCTTCTCAGGAGTAATTTCCTCGCCCGGATATACGCCCCACAGATGCGAAACGTGCCTGTGGTGGTTGGTTGTATCGTCTATATCCGTCATCCATTCCTGCAACTGGCCTGCTCTACCAACCTGATTAGGAGCAGTTTGTGAAGCTAATTTTTCCAGTTTTGCAGCAAATGGCTGATCCGTTTTCAGCACATGCGCACTTTCAATGCAAGCTTTAAAAAGTCCTCTTATAATCTGATGATCCATCGTTGGCCCCGCCACTAAACCGCCGTTTTCAGGAGAATTGGAGGGAGAACTGATCAGCAGTCCGGTTTTCGGATCTTTTACCAGAAAATCTACAAAAAATTCGGCTGCCCCTTTCATGAGTGGATAAGCCGTTTTTTCGAGAAAAACTTTATCCTGCGTAAAGCGGTAATGTTCCCACAAATGCAGGCTCAACCACGCCCCGCCCGTGACCCAAATCCCATGATCAGATGCATTGATCGGTGCGGCACCGCGCCATACGTCGGTGTTGTGATGCACCAGCCAGCCGTTGGTATTATAATGTTCCTTTGCAACCTCCGAGCCGGTTCGCGACAGATCGCGGATCAGCGCGAAAAGGGGTTGGTGACATTCAGCCAGATTCCCCATTTCAACCGGCCAGTAATTCATTTCGGTGTTGATGTTCACGGTGTATTTGCTGTCCCACGAAGGTTTCAGCTGATGGTTCCACTTTCCCTGCAAGTTGGCCGCGTGCGTGCCGGGACGACTGCTAGCAATGAG
Coding sequences:
- a CDS encoding glycoside hydrolase family 95 protein produces the protein MIFRTLYFNRTTLMLGLLISLNTFITRAQDLKLWYKQPSRQWEDALPVGNGCLAAMVFGGIASERIQFNEETLWTGEPRSYANKGASKYLGEIRTLLNEGRQKEAEKLASEQFMGIPLRQMAYQAFGDLYIDFPDHSNATDYRRELDLEKGIALVSYKSGNVGFKRAVFASYPAKAIYVKLTADQSGKLNFAVRLDAIHANKKVTGNAGELTLNVKVDNGVLEGVAKMKVQTDGKVSQKDGKLSIQNATTATLILSAATNYIDYKTVSGKPTTKTASLLKNAPVYEQALKEHLTDHQKLFSRFHLDLPAKNNGALPTDERLLQFKDNPDDPAFLALYVQYARYLLIASSRPGTHAANLQGKWNHQLKPSWDSKYTVNINTEMNYWPVEMGNLAECHQPLFALIRDLSRTGSEVAKEHYNTNGWLVHHNTDVWRGAAPINASDHGIWVTGGAWLSLHLWEHYRFTQDKVFLEKTAYPLMKGAAEFFVDFLVKDPKTGLLISSPSNSPENGGLVAGPTMDHQIIRGLFKACIESAHVLKTDQPFAAKLEKLASQTAPNQVGRAGQLQEWMTDIDDTTNHHRHVSHLWGVYPGEEITPEKTPELINAAKKSLEFRGDDGTGWSLAWKINYWARFLDGEHAYAMIRKLFNPIMDASVKKGGGGSYPNLFDAHPPFQIDGNFGGAAGILELLVQSHLGELHLLPALPNALPDGKVSGLVARGGFEITMEWKKGQLQSVDILSKAGNKCNVRYGAKRFSFDTVKGKHYKLNADLKLQ
- a CDS encoding FGGY family carbohydrate kinase; amino-acid sequence: MNGSFILAIDQGTSSTKTVVFDQNGVAVARGVEPLLTNYLDGGLVEQDPEEIYQNVLSSVRQCLADFKAKDGIPSDITACGISNQRETFVLWDEKGKPLCPAVVWQCKRSVAICERLKISGLETEIRQKTGLLIDPYFSGSKVIWLNEHNAGVTSAIQAGKAFFGTIDTWLLYKLTNGERYLTDHTNASRTLFFNLETLDWDRDLLGKLDLSNIQLPDIQASSSSFGATDFGGLLETKIDVSAMIGDSHAAAFGEGCFAPGIAKATLGTGSSILMNIGEKSKSSQNGMVTTIGWSTGEHVEYALEGVIVTCGATILWLKNNLGMFGDITDTQEMANAVRDNNGVYLVPAFSGLGAPHWDMSRKASIIGLTFDCNKNHVVRAALESIPYQIKDVITAMESDTGILLQELKIDGGLTANTFVVQFLADVLEKPVVNLGFPEVSALGAAYLAGLQAGVYESIAFLKNLNSNHSTVNPSGDTSTARSGYQGWLEAIG